CGGGTGGTGGGGAATCGCGGTTGGAGATCAGGACCGCTCTAAGCAAGGGACTGTTCTCGGCCTCCTCCAGCACGAAGCCCACCGACGCCGCGAGGCCGCTTGAAGCGTCGGAGCCGTGATGCGCGAGCACGTTCTCGATGCCCTCGATGAAGCGCGCCGCCTCCCTCAGGACGACGGCTTCCCCCAAACCGGGCTTGTCGCCGAACTCCTTGTACAGCAGTGCGCGCGAGACGCCGACCGCCTCGGCGATCTCGCCCATGCGCACCCGCTCCCAGCCCCGCTCAGCGATCAGGTCATGGGCAGTCTCCAGCACCGCTGCACGAACGTGCTCGCGATAGCGTTCTCGCATGGAGGGGGACGACATGGTGGACAGAGTATCGACAATGTCCGACTGCGGACACGCGTCAACTGGGCCGCGTGATGACATTCTCAGGGCGGTGCCTTAGGTTTGAACAAAAGTCACTAGTTGTCTCCAGAAGGAAGCCTCATGGTCAACTCGAGCGACACCGAAGTGGTCGAGTACCCGCACCGACGCGGCGGCCACTGCGGCTCCGGAGCCATGCGGGACCTCCTGGAGTGGGCCGGACTCGGTTGGGAGGGCCCCCCTGACGAAGGCCTTGTCTTTGCCCTGAGCGGCGCCTTGGATCTCTCCTACGTCAGGGACGCGGCACTCATGCCACCGGTATACCTCGTCGGGCGGGGAGGCGACCTGGAGACGGACCTCCCGACGCGACTGGGCGCCGAGGTCTCCGTGCATGCGACGGACGACCCACAGGAGGGCTGGGCGTGGGTGCGCGACGCCGTGCGCGAGGGCCGTCCCGCCTTGGTGTGGGCCGACATCGCGGAACTTCCCTACCTCCGCGTACGCCTGCAGATGAGTCGCCACGACATCGTCGTCATCGGTTATGACGACGAGCAGCAGGTCGCGCACGTCGTCGACAACGACCGGGAAGAGGTGCAGCTCGTGCCCTACCCGGCACTGGCCCGAGCCCGGTCCTCGCAGGGGTTCCCGGTCCCGACGCGTCACACCTACTTCGACATCGCCTGGCCCGACCGGCTGCCCGACCTGTCAGAGATCGCGCAGGCGGCGTTCGCCCAGGCGGCGGCTGCGATGACTAGCTCCACCGGCAGCTCTATCGTCACCGGAAGGGATGCGGCGGTCGGGGCCACCGGACTGGCCGCCGTCGACCTCTTCGCCGAGGACCTCGCTCGATGGCCAGAGGTCTTCCCCGACGACATCCTGGACCTGGTCCTCCAAGGACTCAGCGCCTTCGTCGAGAAGGCCGGCACCGGCGGCGGGCTGTTCCGCCGACTGCTCTCCAGCGGCGCCGCCGACATCGTGCGCCTGACCGGGGACGCGCGGGCGAGCGAGGTCGCCGCCGCTGCGCACCTGTGCGCGGAAACATGGTCCCTCATCGCGTCGCTGGCCCGTCAGGACGGCCCAGCACGAGAGCGCGTGGAGCAGGCAGCTCGCTCGGCCGCCGTACTCCCCTCGCTCGAGCGGGACCTCGTCACCGCCCTCGAGATCGCGGGGGCGCGCCAGAACCTCGGGACCGCCACCTGATGAGGGGCAAGCTCGATCCTCGGCAGGCCCTGGCCCCGAGCCGGTTCGTCGACAGCGACCACCCTGACGTCCGGGACTTCACCAAGTCCGTCGTGGGTGGCATCCGGGATCCTCGAGAACGGACGGGACTGCTGTTCACCGCGGTCCGGGACCGGCTCCGCTACGACCCCTACAGCGTCACCACCGAACCCCCTGACTACCAGGCCAGCGCGATCCTCGACGGTGGCCCCACGTGGTGCGTGCCCAAGGCGGTACTGCTCACCGCGAGTCTGCGCGCTGCGGGGATCCCGGCAGTGCTCGGATTCTCCGACGTGCGCAACCACCTCAACAGCGCCGCGCTGCTGGAGCTGATGGGCACGGATCTGTTCGTGTTCCACGGGTGGAGCGCGGTGTACGTCGACGGCCAGTGGCGCAAGGGGTCGCCGGCCTTCAACTCCGAGCTGTGCCGTCGCTTCGGAGTACCCCCGTTGGAGTTCGACGGGTCGCAGGACGCGTTGCTCCATGCAGCCGACGGCGCCGGCCGACGTCACATGGAGTACGTCCGCGAACGGGGCATGTTCGTGGACCTGCCGTTCGACGGCCTCATGGCAACGCTGCTGGAGACCTACGGTTCCGCCATGGTGCGCGGCTCCGACACCCCGCGCCCCCAGGATCCCCGCTTCCGGTCGTGAACGCCCATCTCACTGGAGGAGTCTCCCGTTGCGCGCCGCGCTCACCGCCTCGCCGCACCCGGCGCGGCCGGCGGCGCGGTCGACCTCGACGTGCCCCGCGGCACGGAACCACCTGCCCACGACCGGCTTGTTGAAGAGGCTGTCCTTGGCCGAAACCGTGGCACCCGCCACCTCGGCCAGCACCATCTCCGCGACCAGCAACGGGTCAAGGTGCGAGACGTGGTTGGCAGCCAGCACGACGCCACCGACCCCGGGAATGCCCTATGACCCGCGCCAGTCAGGCGTCGCAGCACCACCAGGGCCGCTTTGCAGACCGCCACTGCCAGCCAGTCCACGTCGGTCCTGGTGCGTCGATCCACGCCGCAGAGTCAAGGTCGGCCGCACCTCGGTGATCGTAGACACCAGAGGCCGGGACGCGGCGGCAAGCCAGCGGGACGGGCAGGGCCCACGACGATGCCGGCCCTCAGGAAGCGGCGGCGGCCTCGAACTCTGCTCGATCGACTCTCTCGCCCTGACTGATCAGCA
This sequence is a window from Nocardioides sp. S5. Protein-coding genes within it:
- a CDS encoding 1-acyl-sn-glycerol-3-phosphate acyltransferase, whose amino-acid sequence is MLAANHVSHLDPLLVAEMVLAEVAGATVSAKDSLFNKPVVGRWFRAAGHVEVDRAAGRAGCGEAVSAARNGRLLQ
- a CDS encoding BtrH N-terminal domain-containing protein; the protein is MVNSSDTEVVEYPHRRGGHCGSGAMRDLLEWAGLGWEGPPDEGLVFALSGALDLSYVRDAALMPPVYLVGRGGDLETDLPTRLGAEVSVHATDDPQEGWAWVRDAVREGRPALVWADIAELPYLRVRLQMSRHDIVVIGYDDEQQVAHVVDNDREEVQLVPYPALARARSSQGFPVPTRHTYFDIAWPDRLPDLSEIAQAAFAQAAAAMTSSTGSSIVTGRDAAVGATGLAAVDLFAEDLARWPEVFPDDILDLVLQGLSAFVEKAGTGGGLFRRLLSSGAADIVRLTGDARASEVAAAAHLCAETWSLIASLARQDGPARERVEQAARSAAVLPSLERDLVTALEIAGARQNLGTAT
- a CDS encoding TetR family transcriptional regulator — encoded protein: MSSPSMRERYREHVRAAVLETAHDLIAERGWERVRMGEIAEAVGVSRALLYKEFGDKPGLGEAVVLREAARFIEGIENVLAHHGSDASSGLAASVGFVLEEAENSPLLRAVLISNRDSPPPATGILPLLTTSAQLLELASGSLARWLTSHVAGLRADEVSDAAEALVRLTVSHLALPTRSRADTARKITEVGLRCLGLPITPKQGIAT
- a CDS encoding transglutaminase family protein; this encodes MRGKLDPRQALAPSRFVDSDHPDVRDFTKSVVGGIRDPRERTGLLFTAVRDRLRYDPYSVTTEPPDYQASAILDGGPTWCVPKAVLLTASLRAAGIPAVLGFSDVRNHLNSAALLELMGTDLFVFHGWSAVYVDGQWRKGSPAFNSELCRRFGVPPLEFDGSQDALLHAADGAGRRHMEYVRERGMFVDLPFDGLMATLLETYGSAMVRGSDTPRPQDPRFRS